The region acccAAGATGCATGAAATGACTAAGTGTACATTAGGTCTTAGAGGTCATGACCAGGGTGACCTTCATCCCCCGCTTTGTCGTCACCACAGATCTACCTGTTGATCTTGCGTTCTATCTTACCTTGAATTGTCACCAAGGGCTTcaagatacttgaactccttcaCTTGGGGCATCTACTGTTTTTTGGAGGTTCTGACCCTCATCGCATCCGCTTCGCACTCTGCTGCAAAAAACGTCACAGCCCAGTGAAGCCAACAGAACTACATCATGGAGAAAAAAGCAGAGTCCCAAAGTCCCATGGAGATTTTTCCTAAATAATGACCTTTTCACCTGCTCAGTCACTGTAAGGCATTCAGGATCTCACTATTATGTAAATTCCTTGTTTGTGTCTATTATGTAATGAATTTTTTTGTTGCTCTCAATctagaaacacagaaatagacagttaaaaacaaggacaacaagcTTGACAAGGTAAACATAAAGATCGAACTGCAATGtacagatataaatatatatattttaaaaagtacataCAACTTTTGTAGACAGTAAGACAATAGTGCAATGGTGCAGAAATAAATAGGATTGATGTAACAGGTTGCTTGATATACATGAGGTAGGTGGATATGACAGCATGTTAACAACTAAATATCAATGTAGTTTCATCTTTTCAGTTCAGAAcaacagtgtttattttaagaTGTTCAGGTTTCCAACAGCACCTCGAACAGATTTATGGTATTTACCTCTTTCAGAAATGGTGAAGGAGCATTTAAGGTAAACAGTGACTTCAAAGTAAAAACTGATGTGTGTTCAGCTACATCTTATCCTGAATTAGTGTCCTCTGACTGCTCACAAATAGTTTGCAGCATCTCTTACTCTTCTAGAGGAaagatgtgaaaaaaacaaaagccatcTCTGCTTCTAATCACAACAAGCGGGAAAGTGCTAGCGCACTTgcaaaaaaactgcaaaatcaGTAGCTGTGGTTTGTAGTGTAGTGGGAGGGGAACTGTACATTTGACTCTTCTCCGTGACAGTAGATCAATGCAGCCTGAAGCATAGATAGAAATGAATTGATTGTCACCAATAAAACTCCAATTAAACAAAGGAACAAGCCTGGGAGAGAGACCCCAGAGACAAGCAGCTCTCATCTTCTCATCAGTCCTCTGGGGGGAAGGACGGGAGGCAGGAGAGGGAGTCGGATGTGTGCCGGGGAGCCGGTGAGCGAGGTCCATTTCTTTCGAATAGTCTCGCTATCAAGGAGGTGCGAGAGTGTGCAAACTGCCGACGGATGATCAGATACCCGATAGACAGtgtgaaagaaagggagagtAGAGTCGGAGGTGCTACCATTGATCCAAAGCTTCCTTAATGATGAAAAGAGAGCTTAATTGTGGTGGCATGTGATATATCAGGTTTCAGCAGTCAATTCGAGAGTTCATCTGACCTTCTCTCATTTAATAAGTTAGTGTGAAGCCGATCACCGCGCAGTCtatctttcactctctctgaaCCCTTCTCTATCTGCCAGCGTATGTGTCtcgtcttctttttctgtcactcaTGGCCTCTCGCTGCCTGAGCTACACTCATAATCTCCTCATTGAACAATCCCTACATTTCATTCTCGCCTGTACTTCCAGGAAGGTTATAGTCCTCCCATCTGAGCAGCAACTAAAGATGCTTTTTGCTCATATGAACCTCCAAATGAAGTTAAAGATGATTCATGTTCCCCATTCCTAGAAAATGTACAAGATCTCCTTActctctcctttcctcatcTCACTTCACTAATAACATTTTCTTCACTATCTCCCTCTATCTCCTGAGCTCAGTAATCTGATTGTTCTTCCTATGATTGTGCTGTTATTGAGTTGCCTGTATCATACATATGCATGTGTCCACCTCAATACTTATTCCGTCTGCTGCTACCATTTCTCCCAGCATCCTGCTAAACAGGAACCCCACTCCTAAGTGGAGGAAACACTAATGCCATGTTGACACGTGTAAAGCTTCACTATGTGGGGAACTTTGCAGGTTGGGAGCCCCAAATAATCTccaggctgcattcagaccaaatcaggcCTTGCGGTGATTAGCGCAGTCTAAGAGGGAACCCATAGCATCCCCCCAAGTCAAGTTTTCTCTGACCTTTACTAAGTAATTTCTAGTGTAAATGTGAAAGATACACATTCCTGAGATGGCATGTTTTTGTTAAAGGAGCTGTTTTCACAATTGGTTGATATGTGTGATAGTAGAGAGTGGGAGGCAAAGCCTCTGTGTTGTATGGCTTCTTTGGGGGAGCATGACAGGTTAAATCTAAGTTTCCTGTAAAGTACATCATAAAGTTAATTGCACCTGCAACTTCATATTCTCACAgcttgtgatgaaatgtggtacagacattaatggtggccagaggatgaatcctaatgacttttgagattccctgacttttcctctagcatcACCATGAGGTTTGGttttgtgtgaaaacaacaactatgggatggattgtcatgaaatttggtacattaCATGGAACATTTATGTCCCTCTCAGGATGAGTTGGAATAACTTTTTCTATAGAGTCATCATGaactttttatttatccagTACTTTGGTGTATGACAAAATtccagtacagcctcacagaggtgCTAGCAAATAAATTACTTAATCGGAGGTAAAACATTCTTGAAGAACATCATTTACAAGTAACTTTTGGTTCATcctactttatatacaaaatgtacttaaccATAGATGGACAGTTTAAATAGTGTGGCAAGTACTTTTTCCTATTTTTCATTACGCTTGCATGATtacagtcaaataaaatgtaatttgtataTCTCAGATGGTTACAAAGGCTGCAGATCCCTTGTGGATTCTGGTGCTAACCCCAAAATTACATATAGCCTGTCcataatttatgtttttatgggATTGATACAGTACTTTGTAATTACTTTGATCCCTTACGTTCTTAAATTTAACATAAAGATCACACCAAAATCAGATGTAGCGTTAGTGTCAAATATAGACAGATGCCTCAACCTCCAGATTACTTTATGAAGACTATGACATATACAAAGATAGCTGAGATGATTCACCTGCTAATTGAGGCATCACATTAGATTTAGATTAAAGTAACTGATGTAAACTAAAGTACATGCATGGGACTATAATGTGCCATAACATAATGACACCATCCACCCAAAGGCTCATATCataatttgtattatttttatttcttatcttaTGATGgtgtttaatttgatttacCTCAGGTGTGACTGATGAATTACAACTTGTGCATGTTACTACTCAAGTAACCTACAAGCCTAAATataatgtgctgtgtgtttgtgcatatgcGCACCTGTGTGTACTTGGCTTCATCACCTCTTCATCACCCCAGAAACATCCCTCTGGCTATTGCTTTACAAGTTACTTCTCACTCATTGTAACCTAACTGAAAAgaggctgaggaagaagaaaagcatgAAGCTGTATTTTTCAAGCCGTCTATCTTTCGCTGGTTGTTGCAGCCTGATATGACCTTATAGCAAACATCCGCTGTTTCGCAAAAAGTCTATAGCTTATGGATTTCATGTCAAGAGAAAATATCTGATATTCTTTCTAACAAATCCTCATCCTTTAAATGGATTTACTGTCTAGCACAAAAAAATTTCATATTTATGCTAATAGAAAGTCCATCTATTTATTGGTTTCTGTTGGCATTTTATTACTTTCGTGCCACAGAAGAAGCCCTCTCTCCATACTTATCTTTTTCCACTCAATCGATGTTTGTTAAAGTTGCTGACTGTGTACAATTTCTTTTCCCCCTTCAGAAAGACTCACGCCGACCTCAGACCCCAtcataaaatcatttttgaGCTTCATGCAGTTGACCCTGAAGGTTAGGTTGAGGGTTCATAGCGTGATGTTGCTGCTGAAGATGGTTAAGGAttatgatgatggtgctagTTCGAGCTCTGTGCCATCAGCAAGAGAAATGATTAGGACTGCACCAGCAGAGTGTTAGCCTGACAGATGGCAACACATGGAGCTCGCTGACAGCACTGCTGACAGCACATTCACAGGAAGTCCCCATCTTGCATTCACTGTACTGTTTGTTGCTGTCCGtaattctgatgtttttctgccatCAACTGTAGCTTATTCCTACCCGTCAACAGCAAAGTCAGCTCACATCACCAATTCACCAGCTTAAAAATTGCAAGACCACTGCACAGGCCTCCTGTCATGGCACCAAAGGGAGTTGGGGTCTGTTAAAAATCTTCAGTGGGTCATTATCCCAGTCACCGCTCATTTATCAacacctttcttttttttggtaattCATTCCTCCAGTGGTCAATAAACTTTCAGCTATTTTCCTCTCAATCAATCTACTTAGAAATCAGCACTGCGGGCATGTTAATGAATGGCCAACAGacataaatacattaattgAATGACTGAATACATTAGGAGCTGTATTGAGTGCTGCACTGTTGCCTCTATGAATAGCAATATGGAGTTATTATTAGGTTCAGTGATTGATGAAAGATGAGGAGAGCTTTGGCACAAACCTGTCGGTTCCACTGCCCTCGATAGGAATGAAGGGAGACAGAAACTGTCCTTGCATGAGTAGACACAAAGATCTGATCCTGCACTTgttttgaaatgctgttttcatttatttttttggtttgtttatccACTATAAGAACGTTTTTTTAACTCCATCCAAATGCGTCCTCGGGGGAAGCACATGTAACCCCTCCGAATAGTTGTAATACTTCTCGCTGTCACTTCATGACAGCTTCGAGCTTGAAGTTTGCATGTGTgcgaatgtgtctgtgtgctccagtgtgtgtttttaaagtgtttatgtgtacatatatgcaTATGGATGGGAGCATGGCAGTGATGTGACTGATGAGACatgaaagagagcagaggaagattTCTAGTCAATCAGCCCTGTGAATAACCACCTAGGCTGTGGATTAAAGGCAGAAAGCTGTCTGAACTAACAAAGGCTCACATCCATTACCTTACATGCagagttgtttttctctccggagcaacactgacaacaaaatTAAAGTGTGTTAACAAAAATagatggttttgttttcttgaattCAAGAGATGAAACATAGCAACATCTAACAACTTGGAGGCTTGTGGAAATAAAAACCATGTGAGGTAAAAAGATCTCGGCAGACGAGTGACCtatacaacatgtaaaattaTGATAATGCGTGTAAACTGAAATGGTGAAGAAGAGTAATTATATGCACATCACGTAAGTGCAAGGCTATCAGAAAACaaccttaaaagaaaaaaggtaaTGCTTGCACATTTACTCCACGCCACAAAAGTTTAATAATGACAACATTTCGATCCTCCTTGGACCTTTGTCAGGTCAAAACGGAAGGTCAAGATTCTGACCTCTTGAAGATCCACGTAGGAtcgaaaaaataaaatctttagtttagttttataaTCTCACAACGCTATGGTTGAGTTTTAGTAGGTTTAGGCTCAAAAACGACTTGGTTAGGTCTGGGGAAAGATCATGGCTTGGGTTAAAATGAACACTTTAGTTGATACTAAGTTAGGGGACCTTcatcgtcatggttacaataataaccacttggttaaggttagggaactATAACAATATCACACTTCTTCCTTTGCTTCCCATGGACAAGAGTCTTAATTCCTTCAGGCTTTGTCACATGAACTTACACATCTTTgttgaaacaactgatgctgtcgttttttcttgggaggacagtctcctggaaaatatgtgaaaatactAATTTAATAGCCTTTTGCCTGATATCAATAACgttgtcttcttttttctgtcttttttctccagGTCCAAGGGTTGGAGAAGCAAGTGGAGTTCTCAGACCTGGGCCCAGTGGGGTCAGTGATGAAGACTCTTCCATATGGCATGGGTGGAGGCACAGTGGGAGGATCGACAGGTGGAGTGGGCAAGCCTCCATACCAAACACGTATCTTCTCCACTTCCATCGACCAGACACCCATGAAATCCAAGCCACCGACCTACAGTTTCTTTAACCCAAACGACTCGGCCCGGAACCAGTCCCTGATCCTGGATCAGACAGGCTACCGCTCTAAGCGCAAGCCCTCACTAAAGACAGCCATGAAGACCAAGAAGATGTTCGGCTGGGGAGACTTCTACTTCAACGTCAGGACCATGAAGTTCAGCTTGTTGGTGACAGGAAAGATTGTGGACCACATCAATGGGACGTTCACTGTTTACTTCCGCCACAACTCATCCAGCCTGGGGAACGTGTCGGTCAGCATCGTGCCTCcaaccaaagtggtggagttTGAggtcctccagcagcagcagctgcacccccacaccCAGCAGGATGTCCAGATCCAGGAGACCCAGCAGTCGACCATCGACCCCAAAGAGGCAAAGACCTTTAACTGTCGGGTGGAGTACGAGAAAACCAACAGATCCAAGAAGCCCAAACCCTGCCTGTACGATCCATCTCAGACCTGCTTCACAGAGCACACCCAGTCCCACGCTGCCTGGCTCTGTGCCAAACCCTTCAAGGTGATCTgcatcttcatctctttctttagCATCGATTACAAGCTGGTTCAAAAAGTGTGTCCGGACTACAACTTCCAAAGTGAGCACCCTTACTTTGGATAAGTAATTGAGACCgaactgaaaagagaaaaaaatagagaCAATGTTAATGACGACGATGATTATTATAATGATGATGGAAATGATAGTCATATTGATTACGATGAAGAAGCAGAGGACAGTTTTTTGCCTCTAAACTGCTGTGAATTGTGGATTTAAATCAAGTATAATCAGAGTTTTGGATGGTTAGGATATGGCTGATTTCTCTGATTTATTTTCCAACTTTGTATTTGTtaacttctgtttttatttgatttttttttctgtaaataatgTACTTAACATCAGCACACTTACTGTTTTTAGATATTTGT is a window of Enoplosus armatus isolate fEnoArm2 chromosome 3, fEnoArm2.hap1, whole genome shotgun sequence DNA encoding:
- the LOC139282895 gene encoding neurexophilin-2, which encodes MQVLGWTVVLLCQWILRKVQGLEKQVEFSDLGPVGSVMKTLPYGMGGGTVGGSTGGVGKPPYQTRIFSTSIDQTPMKSKPPTYSFFNPNDSARNQSLILDQTGYRSKRKPSLKTAMKTKKMFGWGDFYFNVRTMKFSLLVTGKIVDHINGTFTVYFRHNSSSLGNVSVSIVPPTKVVEFEVLQQQQLHPHTQQDVQIQETQQSTIDPKEAKTFNCRVEYEKTNRSKKPKPCLYDPSQTCFTEHTQSHAAWLCAKPFKVICIFISFFSIDYKLVQKVCPDYNFQSEHPYFG